The following are from one region of the Stanieria cyanosphaera PCC 7437 genome:
- a CDS encoding type II toxin-antitoxin system RelE/ParE family toxin, which translates to MKVSFSSSFKRSFKKRIKSNSELEARFWQKLARFTVNPFDQSLKTHKLSGKLQELWSFTIDYDARVLFYFTEEGNAVFVDIGSHDQVY; encoded by the coding sequence ATCAAAGTTAGTTTTAGTTCTTCATTTAAAAGATCGTTTAAAAAAAGAATCAAGAGTAATTCCGAGCTAGAAGCAAGATTTTGGCAAAAATTAGCACGATTTACCGTTAACCCCTTTGACCAAAGCTTAAAAACTCATAAATTATCGGGAAAACTTCAAGAATTATGGAGTTTTACTATTGACTATGATGCAAGAGTTTTGTTTTACTTCACAGAAGAAGGGAATGCTGTATTTGTAGATATTGGCAGTCACGATCAAGTATATTAG